A region of Nostoc sp. 'Peltigera membranacea cyanobiont' N6 DNA encodes the following proteins:
- a CDS encoding AIM24 family protein codes for MASFEVIERESLRLVKVTLQNETVKTESGAMYYIRGNIQMQSKPPSAGGFLKSLATGENIFRPTYTGTGELYLEPSLAGYHILELDGSEWILDSGAYWASDGAVEIGIERNKFLSGLIGGEGLFQTKVKGRGKVVMVAQGPVEVINLQNDRLVVDGNFAIARTSTVQYRVEKATKSLLGSMTSGEFLVNSFEGTGTVLLAPIPYWQVMMLRQITAVIPKTSS; via the coding sequence ATGGCAAGTTTTGAAGTAATCGAACGAGAAAGCTTACGTTTAGTCAAGGTAACTTTGCAAAACGAAACAGTAAAGACTGAATCTGGTGCTATGTACTATATACGCGGCAACATTCAGATGCAATCTAAACCTCCTTCAGCAGGCGGATTTTTAAAATCCTTAGCGACAGGAGAAAACATTTTCCGTCCTACATATACAGGTACGGGTGAATTATATTTAGAGCCGTCTTTAGCGGGATATCACATTCTAGAATTAGACGGTAGTGAATGGATTTTAGATAGTGGCGCTTATTGGGCTAGTGATGGCGCTGTAGAAATAGGAATTGAACGAAACAAGTTTTTATCAGGCTTAATTGGTGGCGAGGGCTTGTTTCAAACAAAAGTCAAAGGCAGGGGTAAAGTGGTAATGGTAGCACAAGGCCCTGTAGAAGTAATAAATTTACAAAATGACCGATTAGTTGTCGATGGAAATTTCGCGATCGCTCGCACAAGTACTGTACAATATCGCGTTGAAAAAGCTACCAAATCTCTTTTAGGCTCGATGACTTCTGGAGAGTTTCTTGTCAATAGTTTTGAAGGAACAGGGACTGTATTGCTTGCTCCCATACCTTATTGGCAAGTCATGATGCTCCGCCAAATTACCGCCGTAATCCCAAAAACTTCTAGCTAA
- a CDS encoding sensor histidine kinase yields the protein MYEWILPSLNEILTENQSSVTECSPGKAERQWRVSLAATEHLLLNTLAGTSVDTTQGLVLAAPAPLFSQPKLTQSLQTVTFTAKPFNPLALMPFQMPDKMPGLDYDNASINEDVAPHESVLPLLPADPLGTEQFCLVFTDKFRLALVLATHKNGKKTFSFSFEPEVVQQAWRSLGTRVMLANPEFFAHLDALVEQYSPVAPDYRIMNQFSQLLLQELTEAEETREWGIGTRDKEDKENNPCSMSNAQSKNPDVELLQAFAHEVRTPLTTIRTMTRLLLKRQDLDRSVVDRLKVIDHECTEQIDRMELLFKAAELETTASTKSSKTQLTPMSLDQVLQQSIPRWEQAAHRRNLTLNVVLPQQLPTVVSNPMMLDQVLTGLIENFTRSLPSGSHIQVQVIPAGDQLKLQLSPQFGCKDSSKAATPATPPIRKALGQLLMFQPETGTISLNIAATKHLFQAIGGKLIVRQRPHYGEVLTIFLPLEVSNQHKSGAKI from the coding sequence GTGTACGAATGGATATTGCCAAGTCTAAACGAAATCTTAACTGAAAATCAATCAAGTGTGACTGAATGTTCGCCTGGTAAAGCAGAGCGGCAGTGGCGTGTCAGCCTAGCTGCGACAGAACATTTGCTATTAAATACTTTAGCAGGTACTTCAGTTGATACAACCCAAGGATTAGTTTTAGCTGCACCCGCACCCTTATTTAGTCAGCCAAAACTGACTCAAAGCTTACAAACAGTAACTTTTACGGCAAAACCATTTAATCCCTTGGCACTGATGCCATTTCAGATGCCAGATAAGATGCCTGGGTTGGACTACGACAACGCATCTATAAATGAAGACGTTGCTCCTCATGAATCAGTACTTCCCTTATTACCTGCCGATCCGCTAGGGACAGAGCAGTTTTGCTTAGTTTTTACAGATAAATTTAGATTAGCCCTGGTTTTAGCAACCCACAAAAACGGTAAAAAAACCTTTTCATTTTCTTTTGAGCCAGAAGTAGTACAGCAAGCTTGGCGATCGCTAGGAACCAGGGTAATGCTGGCTAATCCAGAATTTTTTGCCCATCTAGATGCATTAGTAGAACAGTATTCCCCGGTAGCACCAGACTACCGCATCATGAATCAGTTTAGTCAGTTGTTGCTTCAGGAATTAACAGAAGCAGAAGAGACTAGGGAGTGGGGAATAGGAACTAGGGACAAAGAAGACAAAGAGAATAACCCATGTTCAATGTCCAATGCCCAATCCAAAAATCCTGATGTAGAATTGCTTCAAGCTTTCGCTCACGAAGTCCGCACACCTTTAACAACGATTCGCACGATGACCCGTCTGTTGCTGAAGCGGCAAGACTTAGATCGCAGCGTGGTCGATCGCTTAAAAGTTATCGATCATGAGTGTACTGAGCAAATAGACCGCATGGAGTTGCTATTTAAGGCAGCAGAACTAGAAACTACAGCCTCTACAAAATCGTCAAAAACTCAACTCACACCGATGTCTTTAGATCAAGTGTTGCAGCAAAGCATTCCCCGATGGGAACAAGCAGCACATCGGCGGAACTTAACTTTAAATGTTGTTTTACCCCAGCAACTACCAACTGTGGTCAGCAATCCCATGATGTTAGATCAGGTACTCACTGGTTTGATAGAGAATTTCACTCGCAGCTTACCTTCTGGTAGCCATATTCAAGTACAAGTTATCCCGGCTGGAGATCAACTGAAGTTACAATTATCCCCCCAATTTGGGTGCAAAGATTCGAGTAAAGCCGCTACACCTGCAACGCCACCAATTCGCAAAGCCCTTGGTCAATTGCTGATGTTCCAACCAGAAACGGGTACGATTAGTTTGAATATCGCCGCGACTAAGCATTTGTTTCAGGCGATCGGTGGAAAATTGATTGTCCGCCAGCGTCCACACTATGGGGAAGTCTTGACGATTTTCCTTCCCTTGGAAGTTAGCAATCAACATAAATCAGGAGCAAAAATCTAG